A stretch of Colletotrichum lupini chromosome 2, complete sequence DNA encodes these proteins:
- a CDS encoding succinate-semialdehyde dehydrogenase, which produces MAQDLPFKLANPDLLKTDAYVHGSWVEASSKKRFEIEDPGTGKVFASSPDFDRSDVDAVVKSSHEAFQTFRYENPRSRAKKLLEWDRLIRENQDDIAQVLTHESGKPLAEAQGELDYALGFTWWFAGEAERIRGNISTPSAPNRRVVVVKQPIGVAVALVPWNFPIAMILRKAGAALAAGCTMIAKPSPETPLTCLILAHLATKAGFGSGVFNVITTSLDNTPEVAEALCKHPLTKKVSFTGSTNIGSLIAKHCAEGLKKLTLELGGNCPFIIFEDCNQDQALEQLLALKWRHAGQACITANRVYVQDGIYEEFLEKLVERTKKIKMGHGTKSDTTMGPLTTPRAIPKAQAHVKDAVEAGAKVVHGGRKGTEVGLEAGYFHEPTILRDMKQSMLLSREETFAPVLGVYKFKTEDEAVQWANDTSMGLASYFFTKNIDRTWRLMENLDAGMIGMNTGNSSAAESPFGGMKQSGYGKESGKDVAIEEYLVSKTVTMTLEDHY; this is translated from the exons ATGGCTCAAGATCTGCCTTTCAAG CTCGCCAATCCCGATCTTCTCAAGACGGATGCTTACGTCCACGGTTCCTGGGTGGAGGCATCCTCAAAAAAGAGATTTGAAATCGAGGACCCGGGAACTGGGAAAGTCTTTGCCTCAAGTCCAGACTTTGACCGTTCCGATGTCGACGCAGTGGTGAAATCATCCCATGAAGCTTTCCAGACCTTCCGCTACGAGAACCCGAGGTCTCGAGCCAAGAAGCTGTTAGAGTGGGACCGCCTCATTCGCGAGAATCAAGATGACATTGCCCAAGTTCTCACCCACGAGTCTGGCAAGCCTCTCGCAGAAGCTCAAGGCGAGCTTGACTATGCGCTGGGTTTCACGTGGTGGTTCGCTGGAGAGGCCGAGCGCATCCGAGGAAACATCTCGACGCCGTCTGCACCTAATCGGAGAGTCGTAGTCGTGAAGCAGCCAATTGGTGTAGCTGTCGCTCTGGTGCCCTGGAATTTTCCCATTGC AATGATTTTACGCAAAGCCGGCGCTGCATTGGCAGCAGGTTGCACCATGATTGCGAAGCCGTCACCGGAGACACCATTGACGTGCCTCATTCTCGCACACCTAGCCACAAAGGCAGGATTCGGGTCGGGTGTTTTCAACGTCATCACAACGTCTCTCGACAACACCCCTGAAGTAGCAGAGGCTCTTTGCAAACATCCTCTGACGAAGAAGGTCTCCTTCACGGGCTCGACCAACATTGGCAGTCTGATCGCCAAACATTGCGCCGAGGGCCTCAAGAAGCTAACCCTAGAACTCGGAGGAAATTGCCCCTTCATCATCTTCGAAGACTGCAACCAAGACCAAGCTCTGGAACAATTGCTTGCACTAAAGTGGCGTCACGCAGGCCAAGCTTGCATCACAGCCAATCGCGTCTACGTCCAAGACGGGATCTACGAGGAATTCCTGGAGAAGCTAGTCGAACGAACCAAGAAGATCAAGATGGGCCACGGAACCAAGTCGGATACGACCATGGGACCCCTGACGACACCCCGCGCCATCCCCAAAGCCCAAGCTCACGTCAAAGATGCAGTAGAGGCAGGTGCAAAGGTCGTACACGGCGGCCGAAAGGGAACCGAAGTCGGTCTTGAGGCTGGATACTTCCACGAGCCGACTATCTTGCGCGATATGAAGCAGTCTATGCTTCTTAGTCGCGAGGAGACCTTTGCACCCGTTTTGGGTGTGTACAAGTTCAAGACCGAGGACGAGGCGGTGCAGTGGGCCAACGATACGAGCATGGGTCTGGCCAGTTACTTCTTCACCAAGAATATCGACCGCACGTGGCGGTTGATGGAGAACTTGGATGCTGGAATGATCGGGATGAACACTGGCAACTCGTCGGCGGCCGAGTCTCCATTTGGCGGTATGAAGCAATCTGGCTACGGAAAGGAGTCTGGAAAGGACGTGGCGATTGAGGAGTACCTCGTCTCGAAGACTGTGACTATGACTCTGGAGGATCATTACTGA
- a CDS encoding POT family protein: MAENVIGLNVHKVVEPDSDQGVHPEKAQRVSTLDVESQNNSLDQAHSVIDDDAYPAPTAEERSTLRKVADSIPITSWSLCVVEMAERASYYGVKAAFNNYLQFPLPEGGPGTGAIDKSKPNSHAGALGLGLQTASAVGLLFTFLAYVIPIFGAWIADVKIGRYKAIAWGVGIGGVAHVIMVGGAAPSILQAGKGVAPFLISYFLLAIGAGIFKPNVAPTVIDQYKHQREYTKVLKSGEKVIVDPETTVNHIMLIFYAFINVGAFFSIAVVYIEKYHSFWLAYLVPGIVYFLLPLLLAATYKRTVRVAPQGSDLNRFVKITVSAIKASKGNIFSKNVWQNVRPTALAERGVHVGYSEKDVDDARRTWQAVQIFLYIPIWYLNDGGVGNVQSNQGAAMTSDGAPNDLLSHFNPLVIIVFSPFMANVVYPFLERRNVKFGRISRMTVGFVLAIISSLIGALVQWRVYETSPCGYAASDCDDVSPLSIWWQIPNVALGAMSEIFINVTAYELAYARAPEHMRSTVVALFLFMTALSSALGQILLPSIADPTLIWAWAAPGIALFVQTIVFWFRHRHLNDDVFMTYKEDFERVNSGEKKIDEKDEK; the protein is encoded by the exons ATGG CTGAGAATGTTATTGGTCTCAACGTGCACAAGGTCGTCGAACCCGACTCCGACCAAGGCGTACACCCCGAGAAGGCTCAACGAGTTAGTACCCTCGACGTAGAGTCCCAAAACAACTCCCTCGATCAGGCACACTCTGTCATCGATGATGATGCCTACCCGGCTCCGACTGCTGAAGAGCGGTCGACGCTTCGCAAAGTTGCAGACTCCATCCCGATCACATCATGGTCTCTTTGCGTGGTAGAAATGGCCGAGAGAGCATCATACTATGGTGTCAAGGCCGCTTTCAACAACTATCTCCAGTTTCCACTGCCCGAAGGAGGTCCTGGCACCGGTGCCATCGACAAGTCCAAGCCTAATTCCCATGCCGGCGCTCTTGGTCTGGGACTGCAGACAGCCTCTGCCGTGGGTCTCCTCTTCACCTTCCTGGCCTACGTCATTCCCATCTTTGGTGCGTGGATTGCAGACGTCAAGATCGGCCGTTACAAAGCCATTGCATGGGGTGTTGGTATTGGAGGTGTTGCCCATGTTATCATGGTCGGAGGCGCTGCTCCGTCAATCCTGCAAGCCGGCAAAGGTGTTGCCCCGTTTCTTATCAGCTATTTCCTACTTGCCATCGGAGCCGGTATCTTCAAGCCCAATGTTGCACCGACAGTCATCGACCAGTACAAGCACCAACGCGAGTACACCAAGGTGCTCAAGTCGGGAGAGAAGGTCATCGTCGACCCTGAGACTACAGTCAACCACATCATGTTGATCTTCTACGCCTTCATCAACGTTGGCGCCTTCTTCTCTATCGCCGTCGTTTACATTGAGAAGTACCACAGTTTCTGGTTGGCATACCTCGTTCCTGGTATCGTCTACTTCCTGCTTCCGCTTTTGCTTGCCGCCACGTACAAGCGCACAGTCAGAGTCGCACCTCAGGGTTCCGACTTGAACCGCTTCGTCAAGATCACAGTTTCCGCAATCAAGGCGAGCAAGGGAAACATCTTCTCCAAGAATGTGTGGCAGAACGTCCGCCCTACCGCGCTCGCCGAACGGGGAGTCCATGTCGGCTACTCTGAGAAGGATGTTGACGATGCTCGCCGCACGTGGCAAGCAGTTCAGATCTTCCTCTACATCCCAATCTGGTACTTGAACGATGGCGGCGTTGGAAACGTCCAGAGCAACCAAGGGGCGGCAATGACATCTGACGGCGCACCGAACGATTTGCTTAGTCACTTCAACCCCTTGGTCATCATCGTCTTCTCACCCTTCATGGCCAATGTCGTCTACCCCTTCCTCGAGCGTAGAAACGTCAAGTTTGGACGCATCAGCAGAATGACAGTGGGATTCGTTTTGGCCATCATCTCTTCCCTCATTGGTGCATTGGTACAATGGCGTGTCTATGAGACGAGTCCTTG TGGCTACGCTGCCAGCGACTGCGACGACGTCTCCCCTCTCTCGATCTGGTGGCAAATTCCCAATGTCGCACTCGGTGCGATGTCCGAGATCTTCATCAACGTCACGGCCTACGAGTTGGCTTATGCTCGCGCCCCGGAGCACATGAGATCGACCGTTGTTGCTTTGTTCCTCTTTATGACAGCCTTGAGCAGTGCCTTGGGACAGATTCTTCTTCCGTCTATCGCGGACCCAACCCTAATTTGGGCTTGGGCTGCCCCTGGTATCGCCCTCTTCGTTCAGACCATCGTCTTCTGGTTCAGACACCGTCATCTCAATGACGATGTATTCATGACGTACAAGGAGGACTTCGAGAGAGTCAATTCCGGGGAGAAGAAGATTGATGAGAAAGATGAGAAATGA
- a CDS encoding cytochrome P450: MDEAGAAISLLGETRYTLDGSAKPLSYFFTTILLIIFVYSLQGTKLNTPSINQKRRFELTDSRPKRNYLLNARKLMQQWFTANPNKPTQMITDMGNTIVLPPSMANEIRNHSDLSFTAFSQEVKKSVPECESYDRRRRDTDNSMAQFFQTKYPGFDAFAEGGHDSITLVVINKDLTKQLAKVTEPLAEEASLALLKIFTAEKEWHSIPMRATLLHFIARISSRVFLGTELCRNEAWLEITKNYTLNGFTAGDRLREYPPFLRPIVHWFLPGCQEARRQIKAAAKIIQPIIDERKVLKAKAVAEGRPEPVYQDAIEWFEQASKSKGTAYDPALSQLFLSTVAIHTTTDLLGQVLVDLAKHPEIIEELRKEVRTVLQEGGWKKTSLYNMKLLDSVVKESQRIKPLQLASMQRIAIKDVTLSDGTFIPKGANTAVSSHSQWNAAVYPEPENWDAYRFLRMREEPGKENVSQLVSTLPEHLGFGHGKHACPGRFFAANEIKIALVHLLLQYEWKLPVGADTSITDYGVNPLLNPGLELEIRRRADEVDLTC; the protein is encoded by the exons ATGGATGAAGCTGGAGCCGCAATCTCTCTCTTGGGAGAAACGAGATACACTCTCGACGGCTCGGCCAAGCCCCTGTCTTACTTCTTCACGACCATCCTACTCATCATATTTGTTTACTCCCTCCAGGGAACAAAGCTCAATACCCCATCAATCAACCAGAAGAGAAGATTCGAACTTACGGACAGCCGCCCCAAAAGGAACTACCTCCTCAACGCGAGGAAGTTGATGCAGCAATGGTTTACCGCGAATCCAAATAAGCCCACACAGATGATCACGGATATGGGTAATACTATTGTGCTGCCTCCCTCGATGGCAAATGAAATTCGCAACCATAGTGACTTGAGCTTCACCGCGTTCTCTCAAGAGGTTAAGAAATCCGTCCCTGAATGCGAATCGTATGACAGAAGACGAAGAGATACTGACAACTCCATGGCCCAGTTCTTCCAAACGAAGTATCCTGGCTTCGATGCATTCGCAGAGGGAGGACATGACAGCATTACACTAGTCGTCATCAACAAAGACCTAACCAAGCAGCTAG CAAAGGTCACCGAGCCTTTAGCTGAAGAGGCCTCCCTGGCCCTCCTGAAGATATTCACAGCAGAGAAAG AGTGGCACTCTATTCCCATGCGCGCAACACTGCTCCACTTCATCGCCCGCATCTCTTCCCGCGTCTTCCTTGGCACCGAACTCTGCCGAAACGAAGCTTGGCTCGAAATCACCAAGAACTACACCCTTAATGGCTTTACTGCCGGTGACCGGCTTCGCGAATACCCTCCATTCCTCCGACCCATAGTACACTGGTTTCTCCCCGGATGCCAGGAAGCGCGGAGACAGATCAAGGCAGCCGCCAAGATCATTCAGCCCATCATTGACGAGCGGAAGGTCCTCAAGGCCAAGGCGGTCGCCGAGGGCAGACCGGAGCCTGTGTACCAAGACGCCATCGAATGGTTCGAGCAGGCTTCCAAGTCCAAAGGTACTGCGTATGACCCTGCTTTGAGCCAGCTGTTCCTGTCGACGGTCGCCATTCATACAACTACCGATCTTTTGGGCCAGGTTCTGGTTGATCTGGCAAAGCATCCCGAGATCATTGAGGAACTTCGCAAGGAGGTTCGGACTGTGCTCCAAGAGGGTGGTTGGAAGAAGACGTCTCTCTACAACATGAAGCTGCTTGACAGCGTTGTCAAGGAAAGTCAGCGCATCAAGCCCCTGCAGCTTG CTAGCATGCAACGTATCGCTATCAAGGATGTGACTCTTTCTGACGGAACCTTCATCCCCAAGGGAGCGAACACGGCCGTGTCTTCCCACTCTCAGTGGAATGCCGCGGTGTACCCGGAGCCGGAAAATTGGGACGCGTACCGTTTCCTCCGGATGCGAGAGGAGCCCGGCAAGGAAAATGTGTCGCAGCTAGTAAGCACTCTGCCGGAGCACCTCGGCTTCGGCCACGGCAAACATGCTTGTCCCGGTCGCTTCTTCGCTGCCAACGAGATCAAGATCGCTCTCGTGCATCTCCTACTCCAGTACGAGTGGAAACTTCCCGTCGGGGCCGATACCTCGATCACGGACTACGGCGTCAATCCGTTGCTGAATCCCGGCTTGGAATTGGAGATTCGGAGGCGGGCGGATGAGGTTGACTTGACGTGCTGA